The nucleotide window CGCGGCCCCGCCCACTCACCGCCTGGAACTGCGCGAAGGAGGGGTCGGAGGGCGCGGGCGGGCTGACCGCCACGTCTAGCAGGACCTGGCCCGGCGTGGGCGGGCACAGGCGCACGCTCCGCAGCTTCTGCATCTGCTGCTGTACCGCTGCGTCCATGTTCACCAGCTCCACGTAGCCGCCGCGGAAGCCGCACCTGCGAGGCGAGGGCGGGCGTCGAGGCAGGGCAGGCAAGGAGGGGCCGGCCTGGCGGGCGAAGTGAGCCAGGCCGCGGCCCGGGTGCCCGGCCCCGCCCGGCCAGCACGCACTCGCCCATGTAGCCCTTGGAGACCGAGTGGAAGGAGGCGAGCTCCTGCCGCGCCGCGTATGGCGGCCCCATCTCCGTGAGCACCTTCTTGAACGAGTGGAACTGCGAGCCCTCGGCGTACACGTTGTCCTGGTACACCTGGACGGGCGGACGGGCGACAGCGGGGTGCGTCACGGGGGCGCGCGCCGCCGCCCTCCGACCCCTACCTGCGGGGGCCCCGGCCAGCACCTCATCGGCCAACAGGAAGAGCCCCTCCTCAAAGGCGAAGCGGATCACGGCCTCAATGCACTCGCGGGTCTGCACCTGCCCTGGGGCACAGACGGGTCCGGGGTCGGCTGAGGGGGCGCGCTGCTCTCCGCGGGGCGGCGGGCGGAGCGGTAGGCTGACCCAGGCGCAGAGGGCGGGGGTGCCTGTTCGGGCcagggcgggggggggcgggggcgggtagGGGCGCGCACCGGTGGGGTTGCCGGGGTTGATGATGCAGAGCGCGCGGGGGCGACAGTGGTCACGCGCCTGGAGCAGCGCGCGCCGCAGCTCGGCCACGTCGAGCGCCCAGGCGCGCTCCTCGTCCAGGTAGTAGTCTACCTGCACCGCGCTGAGCTCGGCCAGCGCGGCGGAGTAgagtggatactgagggatgggGATGAGCACGCCCGTGCGCGTGCGACCCTCGCCGGCCACCAGCAACTTCAGCAACGTCTGTGGGTGGGACCGGGAGGCGGGGTTGGCGGGCCGAGGGCTGCACCCGTCCCCCGCCCCGGGCGCCGCCGTGTCAGGACGAGCCGACCCGCTCGGCCGCGCACTAGGAGCCGCGGTGTCTTCCCGCGCTGCCCCGGCCTACCACGATGGCGTCGCTGGCCCCCGTGGACAGGAAGATGTTATTGGGGTCGGCGGGAATGCCTCCATCGCGCCGCTCAATGTACCGCGCCACGTCCTCGCGGATCAGCTGGGTGCCAGAGCTGATGCTGTAGGCCCCTGGGCCCGGGGACAGGGAGgacggggtgggagtggggatgggacAGGTGAGGTCCCCTTGCATCCCTCCCGAGGAGATCCGCCCTTTCCAGCGGGCAGATCCCCCCGTCTCCTGGGAcagcctcctccagctcctgttcctgcccctccctggggctTGGGCAGGTTCTGGCACTCACCCAGGCTGTGGCCCCCACATGCCTGCAAGATGCGCTCCGCCCTCCTCTTGGCGTCGTCGGGGAAGTCAGGGCTGTTCAGGAGATCAGGGTGGACGCAGAGCGCCAGGACCTGGGAGGAGCGAGTGCTGGggccagggcacatgggctgacAGGGAAGGGGTGCAGGGCAGTACTGAGCCTCACCTGGCGCAGGAAGGTGATAGGCGTCTGCCCCATGGCCTGTGCGTCCCCGATGTTAGCTCGGATGACttcagtgaagggcttctttacgCCCtgtggcgggggggcgggggggggcatgGGCAGTGACAACGGACCTTATCGCTCCCACAGGCCTTGTCTCATTCGGCCCACGGGTGGGGGGAGAATGGGGCCACTCAGTGCCCCGGTGCAGCCCTGAGGCAGTGGTGGGGCTCAGGATCCTACCTGGCGCAGCTCCTGCTCCAGCTCCAGCGCCCGCAGCACGATTGGGCCTCGTACCGCATACTCCACCTTCCGGACACACGGGTTCATGGTGTCCAGCGTCAGCACCTTCTCCTTCAGCCCGTTCGTTGCAGCCTGACCGTGGTCACCTGTTCTCAAGGCCATGATCCTGCTCGGACCGGGCAAGAAGGAGACTCAGGAGGCGTCAGGATCCAGAAGTGTGGGTGAGGGAAGCTGGGTCCCGGCTTGGTGGGCCAGGGCCGGGAAGGGGGCACCCTCTTCACTGCAGCCTGCTGGCCCCACTGAAAGGGACAGAAAAGGCTGAAGGAGCTGGGCCcgccaggccccgccccacccGTCTGGGCACAGTTCTGCCCTGGGGAGCCACAGGGAGTGGGTGAGAAGACAGGCGGGGCTTGGGGTGAGGCCCAGTGCCCGCCCAGTGTCCCCATGACAGGGGAGCAGGAGACCCACATGGGAGGTAGGGACAGACGGAAGGGTCAAGCAGCTCTGAGGGActaggcttgggggaggggaggtgggctgAGTGCCCTGAGGGGTTGGCAGAGCCTGGCAGAGCTGAACCTGGAGGGGAGAGTGAGGCCTGGGGCCTCTGGAGATTTACCCCAGTAGGGCTCGGCCGAGGCCTAGCCCTTTTGGACCCCCCCCATCTTTGCTTGGGCCAGCAGAGTAGGCCTGTCTCCCGGGTAACTGAGCCAGGCCTCAGGAATCCTGGGGCTGTCCGGGGAGGGGAGTGAGGCTTCAGATGCGGGGGTTCCATCTGGCCCCTCCTGCGCTGGGGACCATGGCCCGCGGCAGCAAGAGCCCTGGGGCCGGACCTCAGTCCCCCATCAGTGCTGCAAGGCTGGAGTCGTTGGGTtggggtgttgggggaggggcagggcagctcTGGGCCTTCGCAGGGCCCTTGGACACCTCAGCTGCTCTGGGCTGCTGTCCTGCCCTTTCGCCAAACACACACCAGCCTGGGGCTGCCCTTGGGGCCACACCACAGGCAGGGTGACCTAAGCGTCCCTTCCCTGTGGCTCCTGATTGGTGGAGAGAGTGGGAAGCGAGCCATGATAAGCCCTCAGGGCCCCACCTTCACAGGCCCTGCAGGGAGCTGATAGGCCATGCCCAGCGGTGGCCACCGCAGCACCAGGATCTGGCTCCGCAGCGAGGGTCAGGGAGCAGCAGGCCCTCTCAGCTGAGCGGGGCTGTGGGTGGCTGGTCAGGCCTGGGGAAAGCTTGGCCCCTTTGCTCCTGCCGGCTGGAGAGGAAACAGGAGGCCAGACGGCAGCCTCTCACCTGCGTCTCCTGCTCTGCTGCTGCCTCTGTCACCTCTGCCTCCCAGTCTGCAGGCCTCTCTGGGCCCCGGGCTGGAGAACAGGTTAATATGGGCCCAGCCGCTGGCAGAGCCAGGCCCCGCCCGCCCCCTGGCAGCAGGGCCATGTGGCAGCTGTGGTGGCAAGTGGACCTTGGGCAGCGCACCACCCCACACTCTAAATTTAACCAGCAGCCTCCCCGCGGCCCCCCCCCCGCTGTGCTGAGGACACCCCTCCAACCACTGATGCTCAGGGACGGGGGGGCGGGGCCTGTGGACACTGGGCTGACCAGGTCAATGTCCAGCGGAGAGGGTGACCCAAGCCCATGCCACCCAGCACTGGTGGCCATGCCAAGCAACCTGCCCTGGACAGATGAGCTGGCAGTGCCCCAGCCCTCCCAAGTGAGGCCCCAAAGGGGCCCTGTCACCCTGACACATCGTGCCTGGTCAGCTCAGAGCCTCAGCAGCCAACTGTTGGCCCTCTTTGCCAGCCTGAGCAGAAGCTGGCAGCCAGGCCCCAAGATCAGGGCTGCATGCCAGTAATGGGGAACCCGCCCCCCACCAGGGAGGCTTCTGACGCTAGCCTTGTACCACTTTGACCCTCTGGCTCTTACCCAAGAGTCTTATGGAAAATACTCTCTCCTTTTCCAAGCCAGGATCCCTGCCTCTCCAGCATGGacacccccagccctggccaacaAGGAGTGTCCTTCTGAAGCTCCCCGTTCCCCTCAAGAAAGCAAAGAATTACAGAGGCGTCtccaggaggcaggggaggcagggtgcAGTAAACGCTAGGCCTCTTGCCGGGGGCGTGGGCCTCACGCCCACACAGGGGCTGGGCACCACAGGCAAGCCCCAGCACGTGCCCACAGCCCTCAGGTGCTCGCAGGGCCAGGCGCACGCAGGCCCAGCAGCGCAGCAGCTCCCCACCATGGCAGTGGCGGCCCAGCTGAGACACATGACAGGGCAGGTGGCAGAACGGCCCTTTATTGAGTCACAGAATGAAACTAGGTCTCCGCAGCCAGGTGCTTCCCAGGTACAGCTTCTGCCACAGGTCTGTCCCCGAGGAAGGAGGAGGCTGGCAGCCTAGCCCGGAACACACATTGCAGTACGCAGAGCAGGGGCCCTGGGCCTGGCAGTGGGACCTTGGGCACCCCAAGCGCCAGCCCCTCACATGAGCAGGCAGCATGGCCTCTTCTCCACGCGGGCCTCTTCTGAGGGGGCTGTGAGTTTGAGCAGGGGTGGGTCTCCACCAGCCCCGGAGCCACACTCCAGCTGGGGGGTCTCGGTGTCCACAGGCAGTTCAGACTCAGCAGCCTCGAGCCCCTCAGGGGGGGGTCGCTGCAGCTTAGCGGCAGCCCGCTGACGCTTCAGCTCTGCCAGGGTGTGGGGGGCCTTGGCCTGGACCAGGGCGTCAGGGGTGGTGCTCTCCAGGGGGCTCAGCTGGTAGGAGACACTTCGGTCCAGCCGCTTGGAGTACAGGTGCCGCCCGGGGGGGCTCCCCACTCGCCCGTTGTGCTGCCTGGCCGCCTCTGGGTCCTCCTCCTGTGTggggagcacaggccccagaggcCATCAGGAGGGTCCCCTCTGGCCTGGGGTGCCGGGCTGCGTGGCGGTCCAAGGGCAGAAACGCGGGTGGGGGCGGCAACTGACGCCCACGGGGCACGAGTCTTGCATATGGGGGCAGGGTCACTGGTCCCACCAGCTCCTGAGGCTGGTACGGAGGGAGGCGGGGCCCGGGCACGGCTGGGCGGGGCTCACTTCGGGGGGCGGCCGCCGGAGCTCCGCATCGGTCTGGCGGTCCTCATCCTCCTCAGACGGCTCCGGGCTGGTAGGCGGGGGCTGTTGCCACACGATGGCCTCCTGGGCGTGCTCCTTGCGGTACAGGCTGGTGCGCTGAGTCAGGCTCACCCGCCTCACCACCTTCCTGGGAGGGGGCGGGCAGGAGGAGTGGAGGGGGGAGACACCGCCTTCCCTGCGGACTCTGCCCCGAGCTCCAGCGGGCACGTAGGCCTGCCAGCTGACATCAGCAGGGACAAAGCCCGGGGCAGAGCCCAAGgggcgaggggaggggagaggggtgctGAGGGCCCGGGGGTGGGGCGCTGGGCGGGCCCGCGGGGGCCTGGCGGGAGGGGCGGGCACTTACCCCCGGCTGCCGGCGCTAGAGGTGCGTCGACGCAGCAGAGAACGCTGGCGGCCCTGGGCGCGCAGGAGCGCGTCGTGCTTGTGTTTCAGCTCCAGCAGCTTGGCCCGCACCTCCTCGTCCCCGCACACGTCTGAGGAGGAGTGGCCGGAGGGTCAGgggcgcccgcccgcccgcccccgACACCGGGAGGATGCGGCCCCAGGCTCACCGAGAGGCGTCTCGTCCATCAGGGATTTGCCGTTCAGGTCAGCCCCGTGTGCCACGAGCAGCTCCACCAGGTGCACCTGTGGGCCGGCGAGCCCGGGCTGCTGAAGCCTGCGGAGCCGCCGAGCCCGCCCGGCCCCACCGCCCCGCAGGCGCTCACCTGGCCCCAGTAGGCCGCCGCGTGCAGTGGCTCCCAGCCGTCGCGGTCCTTGGTGCTCAGGCTGGCCCTGTGTTCCAGCAGCAGGGCAGCCGCCTCGCCGAACCCGTTGGCCGCGGCGATGTGTAGCTGCAGGCAAACCGCCGGCCCCTGAGTCCCAGCCCTGGTTCGGCCGGCAGCAGCCTCCCCTGCCTGGGTCCCGCGCGGCCCCGTCCTCACCAGCGTGGCCCCGTGGTCCCGGGGGGCATTAAGGTCTGCCCCCGCCTGCAGCAGGCTCCGGACGTCCTCCAGCATATGCAGCTCGGGCAAGGCCCGGGCCCGCTCGATGCTGTCCTGGGTGATGCCTGCGGGGCAGTGGGCTCAGGGCTCCACCCCCAGCACACCACCCACCGCACCCCGCACCCCCCTGCCCCGGCgggcgggcaggcaggcaggcaggcaggcgggCGGGGCTGCACGCACCACGGCTGGCCATGGCCGTCTCCAGGCAGTCCAGTGTCTGCTCGTCCTCACACAGGTCGTAGGGCATGTTCCCATCCGTGTTGACTGCCAGGAGGTCGGCACCACTGCGGGAAGGGTGGACGGGGCGCTGGTCACAGGGCCCTTCTCCCCCAGCGGAGGCCCCCAGTACCCTCTCAGAGGCCCTCCACCTAGGGCTGCCTCAGAGGGGGCCCAGGCCTCACGTGCTGCAGTGAGAGGCAGCCCCTCGGCCCTGGATGCTGTCCTGGGGCCAGGTGGGCTGTCCTGCAGTCTCCACCATGTCTGGTTTTTCAGGTTCCTGGCACCCCTCTGCCCCCATGAATACGTACAGTGGGCTCACTTGCCACGAGGGGGTGCCAAGACTCTGGGGGCCCCAGGCAGCGaaaggtggtggggagagagcctGGGTGTCAGGAGAGCGCTGTGGGGAGCTGAAGGAGAGCCCGAAACACAAGGCTGGGTGCCCACTGTGGAGGGACACGGCGTGGGGCTAGTGGCCGCCTGGGCGCACCCCCTTGCTGCCCCGTGACGCTGCACACCCAGCCCGTCCCACTCCAAGGCATCTGTGTGCAAACGGGAGCCACCGCcatccacccacacacccaccacTGTTGCCCGGACTGCTCCAAGGCCAGCCAGTGGGGGACTCCTGGATCCTGGTGAAGCTGACCACCCTCTCCATTCACCAAGGCAGGTGTTCAGGAGCCcagccctgctctgccctccTTGTTAACGGCCCCACCTGTGTCCAGGTATCCCCCCTTGCCAATTTCTCCCTCGTGGCTCTGACTAGAATGGCATTTCTCTGTGCAGACCCTGGGAAGGCCAGAAGACCAGAGCAGGAGGTCGAggcctgtcctcaaggagttccCATGCTCTTCATGGTGTGAGCAGCCTGGCAGGCGGAGGACCGCACTGCCCTGAGTATGTGCTAGTTCCCTTGGGTGGCAGCATCCGTGGTCTCGGCCCACGTCCCGCTCTGCACGCCAGGGTGCAGGCAGGGTAAGCAAAGGTCAGTGGGAACACAAGAGGCCAGGGTCCAGGCACACTTTCCCACAGAGATGAGATGCCTGGGCGGTGTCTCCGGATGAACTACCCACTGCAAGGAAGGTCCTGCCTGCCCCTGGCCCAGTTGCAGCCCCTCCCTGATAGAGACACCCACTCCAGCCACACCTGCTCCTAGTGGGCCCTACCGAGCAATGAGCAGCTCCACCAGGTGCAGGTGGCCACAGGTGGCCGCGGCATGCAAGGGTGTCCAGCACTCACTGTCACGGGCATTGACCTTGGCCCCAGCCTCCAGGAGCTGCTGCACCATCTCCCGGAAGTCATCGATGCAGCTCTGCAAAGCACGTGGCCTGAGTGCCCGAGCCGCAGGCCAGGGCCCCATCCTCTCCTCGCACCCTCAGCGAGGCTGACCTGATGCAGCGCGGTCAGGCCGTCCTCATTGGCCAGGTCAGGGCTGACCCCACTCTCGAGGAACTGGCGGACTGCAGAGAGGAGGGGGGTGCATTCAGGGCACAGAAGTCCCGCCACAGGCCAGCGCCATCCTGCTCAGGTCCCTGCACCTGGGATACCTGGGCTGACTGCTGTGCGTAGCCGGGAGAGCAGAGGACGGGGAGAAAGGCAGTGGTACAGGTGACAGGAGGGACACCAGAGCTCAGGCCGAGGGCTCAGGAGCTGGGCCCCCAAGCCGGGTACAGACAGCAGCACTCTGCCTCTACCCTCCAGCAGGGTGCCCTCCTGAGTCATGGCACTAGGGCCCTCCTGTGTGACAGCCACCTCCGCCATCGCCCCCTGGGCCTGGGTGCTGGCACCTTCTGTCAGCCATCCCTGTGTCAGGTCCCATGCTTCCCCCAGCCTtccccactcacacacacacacacacccacaccccttCTCTGGCACttgcagccccccacccctgcactgCTGCAGCCAAGAGTGTGGGCCCAAGGTGCCCAGGCCTGGCCCTCCCTGGCTGCACCCTCCTCCCCGCAGCTCCCATGCACTGGCCTGAGGCACACCCTGCCCCtccttgccctctgcaccccagcTTCTACAGCAGAGGCCCCTGCCCGGGAGGGAGGCAGAAAGCGCCCTCGGGAGCCTCCCGGGACAGCAGCAGAGGGGCTGTGAGCATGTGGGCACAGGAAAGGAACAGGAAGCCTGCCCAAAGTTCAGGCCTGTCGTCTGGGAAGGTTCtgatgggaagaaggaagaagtcagaggcagagccaggtGCAGGCATCGAGGGGGCCAGCCCGTACGGGGAGCCCCGCTCCCCGTGCTCTAGCCTGCCCAGGTGGGCTCCACCGTACTCCCGTATGGAGGCTCAGGACCCAGGCAAGCAGGTGTCCCGAGCTAAGCCCAGCGCCCTGGCGAGAGGCGGCAAAGACTGGGCAGCTCCCGGCCCACCTGAACCAAGCCCTGTGGGCCCACCCAgggcccccgcccacccccctaGGCCTCACCGTCACTGCAGGACCCTCCTCAGGCTGGCCTGTGAGGGCTGCCCTGGGGGCTCCCACCACTTGGGGTCTGTGGCTGAGGACGCTGGGCCTCGCCCTTGGCGGGCCTCGCGAGGCCTGCGCGGGGGACGGGGACGGGGCTGCCTGCCGTGCGCGGCTGGCCCACACTCGCCTTCCTCCAGGTCATTCCGGGCAGCCGCCTCCAGAAGGGCAACGCTGGGGGTGAAGAGGACCCGCTTCTGTGGCCAGCCGCCGGCCGCCTCCTCCTGTGACTGCTtccgcgggcccctcctgccgTGGGCCTCCTTCTCAGCCTGGGCCCACATCTTCACCTGCTGGGCACGTCGCTTCTGGGCGTGCTTCAGCCGCTCCTGTGTGCTCATCCTGCCCACCATGGGCATCTCTGCCAGCAGCTCCAGGTGCTCGGCCATGGCGGGGGCTGCCTGCCAGGGGGGCTGCTGGGGGCACCGGACGGGGAAGCGCGGGGGCCAGGCTGGGCCTGAGAGGCAGGGCAGCTGGCTGGACTGGCGCCCTGGGGGGCATCCCCTCTCTAAGGCTCGGTGTCCTCTGCCCCTGGCAAGGCTGGGTCAGGAGGCCCCCCACTGTGACCAGACCCGGGCAGCCATGAGGGGCCCGGGTCCCAGGCAGAAAGGGCAGCAAGGGAGGGCGCCTCGGCTACCCAATGGACAAGGCCTCCCTCCCTCGTGGGGTCGGGGTGCCCACCCTGTGGGAAGCAGTCCTGGACCCGGCCAGCCTCAGTTCAGGGTCTGAAGCTAATGACCCAGATAACGAAATTGCAGCTCCGTGACACCTCGCCGAGGGGAAGGGGAGGCCAGGACAAGGGGCAGAGGCCCCTGTGAGCCCTAAAAGCCCCTCTCACCTAACAGGCCTTAGGGGACCAGGTGGGGTCTAGGAGCAGCCATGGCGGGGGCCTTCTCTCCCCACGCCCCCAGCCTTCTGGGGTCGGTGCTAACGAGGAGGTGTGGCCACAGGGGGCCCGGGTGGGTGTGTGTCCAGAGTCCCGGGGTCCGGCCCCCAGCGTCCGGGGCTGAGGCTCTCTAAGCGGCCAGGGCACCGAGGGTACAGCGGGCCTGGCAACTGTGTCTTCAGGAAGGCTTCCCCTTCGGAGAAGCCGGCAGCCCAGCTGTACACGGCAGGTGCTCCCGCTGGCCtgagaggaggaagcaggaagcGCGTCAAGGCCAGACGGCGGAGACGGGCTCCACCCGGAGCCCCGCCCTGTGTGAGGGCAAGCCCTGCCCGGGAGATCCtggcggaggggagggggctgcctgTGCCCGCATTCTGGCCCACACACTCGGTGTTTCCAGCAAGGGCTCTGCAGGCTGTGCGGTTGAGAGAGGGGAGCAGGGGCGGCACTGCCAGCTCGCGGCAGCCCCTCAAGGCCCCCGGCTCGGCCCTTGCCCCGCAGCACCCCTGACCTGTGCGccccgggctgggctgggctggccaaGGTCACCTTCTCCTTGGGCTCTCCCGGACTCCCCGAGGGCTGTGCGGCCTACGGCCTTCCCGAGGGCGGGCCCTGCCGCCTGGGCCCCGGGCCGCCCTGCTGCTGGGCTGCAGCTGCGGAGGCTGGAGGGCCTGGCCTGTCCTGACCAGCACCCCAGCTCCTCACCGCCCGAGTCTGGGCCTCTTCCTTGCCGGGCTTTCTGTTTCTAGCTCAGGCCGCTCGGCGCTTCCCTCTGCCATCCTGGGCAGCGGTCCAAGCCCTGATCGTGTGAACACAGGCGCAGGTGGCCTGCCTGACAGGTGGGCAGGCAGCTGGGCTGGGGCACAGCCCACGGTCCCCACCATGGCCCGTCCTGCCCAGCACGCCCGGTGTGCTCACTAGGCATGGTCCCAGGACACTCCTCGGGAGGCCATGGCCATGCTCCACCTAGAAGGTACCCACCTGCAGCTCAGCCTGCCCACCGGGAGTCCCCATTCCCACTCGGCCAGACCTTGTGGCCATCTAGAGACTGACCCAGCCTTCTTCTGGCCAGACTTGTACTCAGGGGTCTCAGTGAGTGCCCCCTTCTTTCTGGAAGGGAACTGTCCTGGGCCAGATCAAATGAGGTCAGGTCCCTCCTGCCCCGGGACCCCCAGTGTACTGGGAGCCTCACTTTACAGCTCTGCCTTGCCCTGGACTTTGCTGGCACTCCAGCGATCCGCTCTGCGAGCCAGGCCTCAGAGGCTTCCTGGGGACAGGACAGGGGACCAGCGAGGCCCAGAAAAGACTCTCCGGGCAGCACTCCTGCTCCAGGCAGCCAGCCCCCAGCTGGCCCCCTCTGCAGACTGCTGGGGCCAGGCAGACAGTGAGCTGCCTAGGCCCCCTGCCTGGATCCCCCAAGTCCCGCCTCTGCCCCCGAGACACCACTTCTCCCCCGAGACGGAGACAGGCAGGAGGCCTGCAGGCCCCGTGCCAGCTCCCCACCCATGAGGCTGGGGGTGGATCCCAGACCATACCCAAGGCATGGCAGAGCTTTCACTGGCTCTGTAAGACTCTCCCTCCCTGCTGGCCGCTCACAGGTAGCCTCCTGTTCCCCTGGAGGGAGCTGGGACCCCCTCCAGCCCACACATGGGATCTTCACCTCTCTGGGGTAGGCCTCTGAAGAGCCTGCCCCAAGAGACCCCAGGAAGGAGCAAGGCACTCTGCCCAGGCCACCCCCGACCCCGTCTCCGCcgtgggaaggggaaggggaccCACAGGGGATGCCACCCCGACCCTGTCCACAAGGGAGGAAGTACCCTGCAGGCCGAGGCTCTGCGGCAGAGCCGGCTCACAGGGCCTCGGGGACCGTCTTCCCCAGGTGGCGCCGACATCAGAGCCACAGCCCGATTTTGTTAAGCTTGACAAGATTTAGGAGACATCATCTACCCATCATTTTATGGAAGAAAAGAGATTTTGACGCCCATGTCATACAGAAATTCCCCTAGAGGGgcattccctgatggtccagtggttagggctccatggTTCCACTGCACGGGTTcgagtccctggtcggggaacaaagaccCCTGCATGCggggggagcagggtgggggacagaaaaaaacctaaaatagaaTAACCACCAGCTTTTCAAATTGAACAGGTGTTGTGTTTTCTAgctgttgttttcttattttgaaggCCACCCATGAAAATACATCTGGAGCAGGATCTGAAGCctcacccagccccacccctgtgCCCCAGGCCACACGGGGCTCAGGATAGAGACCTGCTCCCTGTGGGCCCCCAACGGCCCGGGCACTGCACACTGGAGACTCTGGTCTCCTGCTGGGCTACAGCAGCTCAACCGGGTCCTCAGCCCCCTACTCTGGGGGACCCACCTGCCTGAAGCCCCAGGTCCCCTTTGGGCCCCTTTAGCAGCACTCCTTGCTGGAAGCTGCCTGAGGACAGTCTACATGTGACCTTGGGTGGGTCCTTGGGCCGCTGGACTGCCTCCTCTGAGAGAAAGGTGACCCCAGGGAGTCCCAGGACCCCGCTGCAGTGGGCGGCCATCCTGGAACAGTCTCCATGGGGGGCAGCACActgcccagcccccgccccccaagCTGAGTCTAAGCTCTCCGCCTGCTGCCCCTCCTCAAGCCCCCCTCTTCCGCCTCCTCCCAGCCACACAGTCCAGGAACAGTCCCCCCAGGCTGGAAGACTCACCCCTCAGCTGAGCCACAAAGGCCAGGGCAGCTCAGTGGAGTCTCAGCAACTGACCACCGCGCCACACCCAGGCCACGGGGGCCAAGCAGGGAGGCTGCCGCCTCAGCCCACAAATCCTGCCCCAAGCCTCCCTGGAATGTCAAACAGAGATAATCTGGACGATTTTTCCACTTCTCAGCTCCATGCCTGGGGCGCTGCATGGGAGTGTGGGGCTGAGGTGGGAGGAGCCTTCTGGAAGGACAGTGGCCACTGCCCCTCATCCTCTGAGCCCACGCCACTGGACTACGTCCAGAGTCTGTCGAGAGTACCCCTGGACACCCGGCTTACGGGGCCCAGCGCAGGCCCTCAGTGTGGACAGACACATGCTGGCCTGAGTGTCTCAGCGGCCCCTCCCCATCCAGTCCCAGCCCTGCGCTGGCAGGCCCCTGTCATTATCCCCGTTTCCCACCTGGGGAACTGAGGCCTGAACCCGTGGGGCCCTGCTGACGCCGCCACCGTCCTGCCTCTCGTGCTCACTTCCCAGCATCTGTGAGAATCAGGGACAGTGTAGCAAGAGCCCAGAGCCTTTGAGGGTCGGGAAGTGTCCCTTCACTCACTCAGGGACTGGGAGGCTGTGCCTTgctcagagagaggaaaggagagatgaaggggcagggtggggggcgcAGAGCCTCAGAGAAGGGCTGGGGGCGTGCGAGGAGGAGTGGGATGCCCCCCTTCCCTCAGGTTCTGGGGGCTTCACATCCCCGTCCTGCTTAAGGTTTGTTGGAGCTGGTTTTCCTTGTGGCTTTATCTACAACAGCAAAAGATGGGGAATGACCAGCTGCTCCTCACTCTGGGAAGAGCGAAGTGTGTGTTGCCATCCTGCAgagtcacacacacagacatgcccaTTAGCAGGTGAGGGCATGTAAATGTCACGGGCGAGGGGCTGGGGCCTGGTTGCCGAAACCCCGAGGCAGAGCTGACCCCGCCGCGTTGCAGGCGGGGCATCTGTTTGCTCGGGGACCACGAGTAGCTGGACTTCATCCCTGGGCCgaccccctgccccatcccctcaCCCTTCCGCCCCAGCCTGGCTCACCTGGGAAGCCTCCCATCCCCGCTGCATATCCGGCCGCCGCAGGCACAAGTCCACCAAGGGCACCGTTCGTCCCGCAGAGGACCAGCCAGCTGGGGGCCCACCCGGTCCGTGCCCAGGGCCACGTGCTGGGACCTGGAGGGCAGCCTCGGGTGGGGACCTGCTCAGGGAGGGAACCCGACGCCCCAAGG belongs to Balaenoptera ricei isolate mBalRic1 chromosome 17, mBalRic1.hap2, whole genome shotgun sequence and includes:
- the GPT gene encoding alanine aminotransferase 1 isoform X1 gives rise to the protein MALRTGDHGQAATNGLKEKVLTLDTMNPCVRKVEYAVRGPIVLRALELEQELRQGVKKPFTEVIRANIGDAQAMGQTPITFLRQVLALCVHPDLLNSPDFPDDAKRRAERILQACGGHSLGAYSISSGTQLIREDVARYIERRDGGIPADPNNIFLSTGASDAIVTLLKLLVAGEGRTRTGVLIPIPQYPLYSAALAELSAVQVDYYLDEERAWALDVAELRRALLQARDHCRPRALCIINPGNPTGQVQTRECIEAVIRFAFEEGLFLLADEVYQDNVYAEGSQFHSFKKVRLPRRLRGAGEHGRSGTAADAEAAERAPVPAHAGPGPARRGGQPARALRPLLRAVPGGEAGGAGRAGGQGQAHGAGLQRDSRHPLQSGAGSHVLLPARAAAPSRGAARSGAGPGSRHVLLPAPPGGDRHLRGAWQRLRAAGRHLPLPDDHSAPHGEAAALAGNAEPVPRQVHPRVLLRTPLGARLGRQGGPRADSAQGPGVSGALWTCSCCLCGWAPASFQAPNKAVGWLGCLEAVCTPVCASAALSIPDCLSVWGSVQAWGPGRSGQGGLPGEVTFLQDGFGGMG
- the GPT gene encoding alanine aminotransferase 1 isoform X2, with protein sequence MALRTGDHGQAATNGLKEKVLTLDTMNPCVRKVEYAVRGPIVLRALELEQELRQGVKKPFTEVIRANIGDAQAMGQTPITFLRQVLALCVHPDLLNSPDFPDDAKRRAERILQTLLKLLVAGEGRTRTGVLIPIPQYPLYSAALAELSAVQVDYYLDEERAWALDVAELRRALLQARDHCRPRALCIINPGNPTGQVQTRECIEAVIRFAFEEGLFLLADEVYQDNVYAEGSQFHSFKKVRLPRRLRGAGEHGRSGTAADAEAAERAPVPAHAGPGPARRGGQPARALRPLLRAVPGGEAGGAGRAGGQGQAHGAGLQRDSRHPLQSGAGSHVLLPARAAAPSRGAARSGAGPGSRHVLLPAPPGGDRHLRGAWQRLRAAGRHLPLPDDHSAPHGEAAALAGNAEPVPRQVHPRVLLRTPLGARLGRQGGPRADSAQGPGVSGALWTCSCCLCGWAPASFQAPNKAVGWLGCLEAVCTPVCASAALSIPDCLSVWGSVQAWGPGRSGQGGLPGEVTFLQDGFGGMG
- the GPT gene encoding alanine aminotransferase 1 isoform X3, with the translated sequence MALRTGDHGQAATNGLKEKVLTLDTMNPCVRKVEYAVRGPIVLRALELEQELRQGVKKPFTEVIRANIGDAQAMGQTPITFLRQVLALCVHPDLLNSPDFPDDAKRRAERILQACGGHSLGAYSISSGTQLIREDVARYIERRDGGIPADPNNIFLSTGASDAIVTLLKLLVAGEGRTRTGVLIPIPQYPLYSAALAELSAVQVDYYLDEERAWALDVAELRRALLQARDHCRPRALCIINPGNPTGQVQTRECIEAVIRFAFEEGLFLLADEVYQDNVYAEGSQFHSFKKVLTEMGPPYAARQELASFHSVSKGYMGECGFRGGYVELVNMDAAVQQQMQKLRSVRLCPPTPGQVLLDVAVSPPAPSDPSFAQFQAEKRAVLAELAAKAKLTEQVFNETPGIRCNPVQGAMYSFPRVQLPPRAVQRAQELGLAPDMFFCLRLLEETGICVVPGSGFGQREGTYHFRMTILPPMEKLRPLLETLSQFHAKFTREYS
- the PPP1R16A gene encoding protein phosphatase 1 regulatory subunit 16A, with translation MAEHLELLAEMPMVGRMSTQERLKHAQKRRAQQVKMWAQAEKEAHGRRGPRKQSQEEAAGGWPQKRVLFTPSVALLEAAARNDLEEVRQFLESGVSPDLANEDGLTALHQSCIDDFREMVQQLLEAGAKVNARDSECWTPLHAAATCGHLHLVELLIARGADLLAVNTDGNMPYDLCEDEQTLDCLETAMASRGITQDSIERARALPELHMLEDVRSLLQAGADLNAPRDHGATLLHIAAANGFGEAAALLLEHRASLSTKDRDGWEPLHAAAYWGQVHLVELLVAHGADLNGKSLMDETPLDVCGDEEVRAKLLELKHKHDALLRAQGRQRSLLRRRTSSAGSRGKVVRRVSLTQRTSLYRKEHAQEAIVWQQPPPTSPEPSEEDEDRQTDAELRRPPPEEEDPEAARQHNGRVGSPPGRHLYSKRLDRSVSYQLSPLESTTPDALVQAKAPHTLAELKRQRAAAKLQRPPPEGLEAAESELPVDTETPQLECGSGAGGDPPLLKLTAPSEEARVEKRPCCLLM